The Bacillus carboniphilus genome contains a region encoding:
- a CDS encoding capping complex subunit for YIEGIA, translated as MIIEKAILAIVTIKPDKVAGGAPVFICETKEEMDNYAKNIEAILDGIAHAVDEDVYMVVKHF; from the coding sequence ATGATCATTGAGAAAGCCATTTTAGCGATTGTAACGATAAAACCAGATAAAGTTGCTGGTGGCGCTCCAGTATTTATTTGTGAAACTAAAGAAGAGATGGATAATTACGCAAAAAATATTGAAGCTATTTTAGATGGTATTGCACATGCAGTGGATGAGGATGTTTATATGGTAGT